Part of the Ornithinimicrobium flavum genome, TCGCGGCGGCCCGGTGCGCGTCGTCCTGGTCGAGCACGGCGAACGCAGTCCTGAGCGCGGCCAGCAATTTCCCAGGGGTGCGGGGGTCGGCGTTCAGCAGGCTCGTCAGCCCGACCCGCTCATCGACCAGTTCCAGGACGGCGTCGAAGTACTCCTCGACGGTGGTTTCGAAGCCGGCGGCGGTGACGGCGTCGACGGGGTAGCAGGCAGAACTGCGCGCGGCGGCCTGCAGGCGGATCATCAGTGCGATCTGCTCCGGCGTGGCCGGGGCGGCCTGCGGGGTGCGCAGGTCGGTCCCGCACCGCTGCCGGGTGGTGCGCGGCCGAGTCCCGGTGGCGGTGACCTGCGGGCAGACGCATGGCTCGGTGGTCACCGACATCCACGACGGGGTGGAGAAGGGCCGGTGGCGGCAGTCGGGACAGCGGTCAAGGAGGAACACCTCATGGGTGGTGCAGATCCCCGGCAGACGCGTCTGCCACGCACGCGGCCAGGCGCCGGTCTGCGCCAGGCAGGCCGGGCAGTACCCGAACGTCGGCGCCGGGACGCGGCCGGTGGCATACGAGGTCAGGTACCGGTCCAGCTCCTTCTCCAGCATCACCGCCCCGGAGGTGGGGGAGCGCATGCCCACGGAGAGCGGGGTGGGGCCGAGCTGGCTGGTGAGCAGGTCGGCGTGCGGCTCCACGGCTGCCTGGACCCGCCTGGTCGAGGACGACCTGCTCGGCACGCCCAGCGCTGACAGGGCCGCGTGGACGGACATCCCGTAGCGGTGGGCGACCCGCCAGATCCACGACAGGACGTGCTCGTCCTCCACTGGTGGCACGGCGATCGGCCACCGGGTGATGTCGTACCCACCGGGGACCTCCCGCAGCCCGGGCGGGGCAGCGCGTGGGCGGTCAGGCCGTGCCGGTGAGGTGCTGGGCTGCATTGTCGACCAGGGCCGTCTCGAGAATGTCCCCGGTGATGGTCTCGGCCCCGGTGGCGATGGCCAGGTGGGCGGCTCGGTCGATGAGGTTGGTCAGCGAGGCGATCCGGCCCTGGGTGCGTCGGTGCAGCTCCTTGGCGTGGGTCAGGAGCATGCCGGGCTGGGCGTCGGCGAGGATGAGGTGCTTC contains:
- a CDS encoding TniQ family protein, with product MQPSTSPARPDRPRAAPPGLREVPGGYDITRWPIAVPPVEDEHVLSWIWRVAHRYGMSVHAALSALGVPSRSSSTRRVQAAVEPHADLLTSQLGPTPLSVGMRSPTSGAVMLEKELDRYLTSYATGRVPAPTFGYCPACLAQTGAWPRAWQTRLPGICTTHEVFLLDRCPDCRHRPFSTPSWMSVTTEPCVCPQVTATGTRPRTTRQRCGTDLRTPQAAPATPEQIALMIRLQAAARSSACYPVDAVTAAGFETTVEEYFDAVLELVDERVGLTSLLNADPRTPGKLLAALRTAFAVLDQDDAHRAAAMAEDRGLLDPQGPHTPIITGHKLRRRRHNRLLGAIRLRSLEAHLSPTAQLTFRTASSMPRYPQHFDGIPAKFYFTALPGQVALNQVPQLIWPGALTPWISDDDLPARAATSMLLAKVGSTRPWSLIALDLGLPARLAPVPTALITRLRRNGEWDAFRQALEDLATTLERDPPPIDYSRRRWAAADRGRLLQAVELARADQAHDLPFSLDPLTVAALTWQTYTGGSLTLHPYLHTVRAPAEADAATLQLVRSTAVWVHELAGCPDTGPLQWQPP